In Juglans regia cultivar Chandler chromosome 13, Walnut 2.0, whole genome shotgun sequence, the following proteins share a genomic window:
- the LOC108991500 gene encoding uncharacterized protein LOC108991500: MALVQRFGKPDIFLTMTSNPSWKEILDELGSQEEAQNRPDLIARIFRAKLEELKDELFKREIFGKVSAYVYVIEHQKRGLPHAHFLIILQRDWKIYAPESFDEIVSAEIPDRERNLHLHKTSEDKDLDNRWVVPHNPYLLAKFDCHLNVEICSTIKAVKYLYKYIYKGHDRVAFNLIPGQNIQDIDEIQQFQSARWIAPPEAMWRIYGFILNEMHPSVYSLHLHLEDQHLVAFHAHDNLNNVLRSDFTAKSMLTEFFSTNQANENARKLLYKEFPETFVWNQQHKIWTPRKKKTVIGRIVTASPFEGERYYLRILLNHIRGPLSFDHIKTVGNVTAPTFREAATLHGLLQRDTSLQDCMQEASLYQIPHSLRRLFATILVYCNPTNPREL, encoded by the exons aTGGCTTTAGTCCAACGCTTTGGAAAACCGGACATCTTTTTAACCATGACAAGCAAcccaagttggaaagaaatcTTAGATGAATTGGGTTCAcaagaagaagcacaaaatCGTCCTGATTTGATTGCACGTatctttagagcaaaattagaagaactgAAGGATGAATTATTCAAACGGGAGATATTTGGGAAAGTTTCAGCATATGTATACGTCATTGAACATCAAAAAAGAGGATTACCACATGCACATTTCTTGATCATACTACAAAGAGATTGGAAAATCTATGCTCCagaatcttttgatgaaattgtatCAGCAGAAATACCTGACAGAGAAAGAAATCTACATTTGCACAAGACA TCAGAGGATAAAGATTTAGATAACCGTTGGGTTGTTCCACATAATCCATATCTCCTCGCAAAATTTGATTGTCACTTGAATGTAGAAATTTGCTCAACAATCAAAGCAGTCAAATAcctttataagtacatttataAAGGTCATGATCGTGTTGCTTTCAACTTGATTCCTGGACAAAACATCCAAGATATagatgaaatccaacaatttcaaTCAGCCAGATGGATTGCTCCACCAGAagctatgtggagaatataCGGTTTTATTCTTAATGAAATGCATCCATCAGTTTACAGTTTACATCTACATCTAGAAGATCAACATCTGGTAGCTTTTCATGCACATGACAACCTTAACAATGTTCTGAGATCTGATTTTACGGCAAAATCAATGTTGACTGAATTCTTTTCAACAAATCAAGCTAATGAAAATGCACGAAAACTACTGTACAAAGAATTTCCTGAAACTTTTGTTTGGAACCAGCAACACAAAATATGGActccaagaaagaagaaaactgttATAGGCCGCATTGTTACAGCAAGTCCATTCGAAGGTGAAAGGTATTACTTACGGATATTGTTAAATCATATAAGAGGCCCTTTATCATTTGACCACATCAAAACAGTTGGCAATGTCACTGCACCAACCTTTCGTGAAGCAGCTACATTACATGGTTTGTTACAAAGAGACACCAGTTTGCAAGATTGTATGCAAGAGGCTTCCTTATACCAAATACCACACAGTTTAAGACggttatttgcaacaattttagtATACTGTAATCCAACAAATCCTAGAGAACTTTAG